Below is a genomic region from Enterobacter hormaechei subsp. xiangfangensis.
AATTTTAACCATCAAAATCAATGCGATGTATCGCAGGGATTGTCACGCATTAAGGAAAGTATATGCCGTTAATTCTGTTATGGGGCGCTCTGGCCCTGTTGCTGGGTATCGTGGCTTCCGCTAACGGACGCTCGTTCTGGGGCTGGTTCATTCTCGGTCTGATAATCGACCCGATACTGGCGGGGCTGCTGTACTGGCTTATTGCAAAGGACCGCACATGAAAACATTTCTGCGTCTGTTCGGTAAGTTCACCCGCTGGTACATCACCCTCATTATCTTTATGGCCTGCCTGCTGTTCATTATCACCACCCTGGGCAATATGGCTGGCTTCTGAAAGGACACTCCAATGAAAAATAAACTGATTATTTCATTTTTACTGGCTTCAGTGCTGACGCCTTCTGTCTCGCATGCGTTTGGCAACCGTGATAGCTGGGTAAGTGGCTATGCGCAGGGAACTTCTGAGTAAACCATCCTCGGTAAAGGGCAATCACAACTTTACCTGGCCTGCGACAGTTCCGGCTCACAGCCAGCGACCATTATCTTCACTGACGTGAATGGCCATCGGGTCAGGATGGACAGTGGTCAGACGCTTACCATGAGAATTGATAACGCTGAAGAAGTGAATATCAGCGAAAGCGAGTCTCATGTGGGATCTGACAATGTGATGTGGGCATGGAACAAATTACGCACCGGCAAACGTGTTGTGGTTGCAGGTAGCGGGGTAAAACCTGCCACTTTCACTTTAGCGGGGGCTGCTGCAGTTCTTCCTGCGTTCGGTGACAACGGCTGCGTGCCCAGATTTGCACTGTAGTTGTGCCTCACTCTTACAGGTTAAAGGAAATTTAATGAAGGAAATCATCACAGTCGCAGCACTCTGTCTGCTGTCATTTTCTTCGCTGGCCGCTTCTTCACCGGTCAGCGTCAGTGTTAGTCCCGGAAGCTACAGCCACTACTCATCGATTCGGATTACATCAAAAGTCGATTCGATTGTGATTAAACAACTCATTGTCAACCGGGGAAACTGCCAAGATGCAGAATTCGCCAGCCCGTGGAAACCGGTACGTCTGGGATTTGGCGGTGCTGTATCCCATGAATTTACCGGCAAGGGGCTGATGGTTCCCTGCAATGTACTGGAAGTGGTGGTCCAGACAAGCGAAGGCGCATGGCAGTTTGATTTTGACAGCTGACACCTCGAGCTTTTCCACCTTTCTTTTCTATCTGAACGCCCTGCTCAAACGAGCAGGGCGTTTTCTTTTGCCTCTTTTAAAGGAATTACTCATGAGATTAGCCAGCCGATTTGGCCGTATAAACCAGATACGCCGTGACCGTCCTCTGACCCATGAAGAGCTGATGAGTCATGTTCCCAGTGTATTCGGGAGTGACAAACATGAATCGCGTTCAGACCGTTACACCTACATTCCGACCATCACCATCCTCGAAAGCCTGCAGCGCGAGGGTTTTCAGCCGTTCTTTGCCTGCCAGACAAAAGTTCGGGACCAGAGCAAACGGGAGCACACCAAACACATGCTTCGCCTGCGTCGCGCCGGGCAGCTAAACGGTCATCAGGTACCGGAAATCATTTTACTCAACAGCCATGACGGCTCATCAAGCTACCATATGCTGCCGGGGCTGTTTCGTGGCGTCTGTACTAACGGTCTGGTCTGCGGTCAGTCATTCGGAGAGGTGCGGGTACCACATAAAGGTAATGTCGTTGAGAAGGTAATTGAAGGGGCTTACGAAGTTCTCGGGGTATTTGACCGGGTGGATGAAAAGCGTGATGCCATGGCGTCACTTTTACTTCCGCCACCAGCACAGCACGCTCTGGCGAATGCCGCGCTGAAATATCGCTTTGGTGAGGACCACCAGCCGGTCACGGTATCGCAGTTGCTGACCTCACGTCGCCGGGAGGATTGCAGCGATGACCTGTGGACCGTCTACCA
It encodes:
- a CDS encoding DUF932 domain-containing protein; the encoded protein is MRLASRFGRINQIRRDRPLTHEELMSHVPSVFGSDKHESRSDRYTYIPTITILESLQREGFQPFFACQTKVRDQSKREHTKHMLRLRRAGQLNGHQVPEIILLNSHDGSSSYHMLPGLFRGVCTNGLVCGQSFGEVRVPHKGNVVEKVIEGAYEVLGVFDRVDEKRDAMASLLLPPPAQHALANAALKYRFGEDHQPVTVSQLLTSRRREDCSDDLWTVYQRVQENLMKGGLSGRTAQGKSSRTRAVTGIDGDVKLNRALWVMAENMLEFFGR